In one Nitrospira sp. CR1.1 genomic region, the following are encoded:
- a CDS encoding RidA family protein: MARQNVSTGGPWEGKIGYSRAVRVGQSVQVSGTTAMTGSGLVGKDDPYAQTIQALKTIEAALVQAGASIADVVRTRIYMANIDQWQEVGRAHGEIFGAIRPATTMVEVKRLIDPDMLVEIEADAIVA, from the coding sequence ATGGCGAGGCAGAACGTTTCGACCGGGGGACCCTGGGAAGGCAAAATCGGCTATTCGCGCGCGGTGCGCGTCGGCCAATCCGTGCAGGTCTCCGGCACGACTGCGATGACGGGATCGGGACTCGTGGGAAAGGATGATCCCTATGCGCAGACCATTCAGGCCTTGAAGACGATTGAAGCGGCGCTCGTGCAGGCCGGCGCATCGATCGCGGATGTGGTGCGAACGCGCATTTATATGGCCAATATCGATCAATGGCAGGAAGTCGGCCGCGCGCATGGCGAAATCTTCGGGGCGATCAGGCCTGCGACCACCATGGTGGAGGTGAAGCGCCTGATTGATCCGGACATGCTGGTTGAAATCGAGGCCGACGCCATCGTTGCCTGA
- a CDS encoding DNA-3-methyladenine glycosylase 2 family protein, whose product MSRVSPDIAHLRRIDPVMKRLIREVGAYALPPPARRSPFESLVRAIAYQQLHAKAAERILARFIALCPGRRFPQPADVLALAPESIRGAGFSRAKIAALQDLAAKTVDGTLPTAAVIRRLDDDAIVERLVAVRGIGRWTAEMLLIFQLGRPDVLPVDDFGVRNGFRIAYNQRAMPTPQELLRYGERWRPYRTAAAWYLWRAAERGKKRRSGRLQEVPA is encoded by the coding sequence ATGAGCAGAGTGTCGCCGGACATTGCCCATCTGCGCAGGATCGATCCGGTGATGAAGCGCTTGATCAGAGAGGTCGGCGCCTACGCCCTGCCGCCTCCCGCAAGACGCTCCCCGTTCGAGTCGCTGGTCCGCGCCATCGCCTACCAACAACTGCATGCGAAGGCCGCGGAGCGTATCCTCGCACGTTTCATCGCCTTGTGTCCTGGCCGTCGGTTTCCGCAGCCGGCGGATGTGCTGGCGTTAGCGCCGGAGAGCATTCGAGGAGCGGGGTTCTCCCGCGCGAAGATTGCCGCGCTGCAGGATTTGGCTGCGAAGACGGTCGACGGCACACTGCCGACCGCGGCCGTCATTCGCCGGCTCGATGATGACGCCATTGTCGAACGGCTGGTGGCGGTGCGGGGTATCGGCCGGTGGACCGCCGAAATGTTGCTGATCTTTCAACTGGGCCGTCCTGATGTCTTGCCGGTCGATGACTTTGGCGTGCGGAACGGATTCCGGATCGCCTACAACCAACGGGCGATGCCGACGCCTCAAGAACTGTTACGATATGGAGAACGCTGGCGGCCGTATCGCACCGCCGCTGCCTGGTACCTCTGGCGAGCGGCGGAACGTGGAAAGAAACGAAGGAGCGGGAGATTACAAGAGGTGCCAGCATGA
- a CDS encoding DJ-1/PfpI family protein, whose protein sequence is MRAALIVFDNMTSLDFVGFYDPLTRLKSMRIRSDFEWNICALQESVTDDRGLRVGADAQKEPLASYDLLFVPGGIGTRTLQQEPDFIEWLQTFDATRLKVSVCTGSLLLGAAGYLKGKRATTHPTSLKELEPYCAAVEAARIVDEGDVITAGGVSASIDAGLYVVERLAGSEARNRITRQMDYPYQWHPCM, encoded by the coding sequence ATGAGAGCGGCCCTGATCGTGTTCGACAACATGACCAGCCTGGATTTCGTCGGTTTCTACGATCCGCTCACCAGGCTCAAGTCCATGCGGATTCGGTCGGATTTCGAATGGAACATTTGCGCCTTACAGGAATCCGTGACGGACGATCGCGGATTGCGCGTCGGAGCCGATGCGCAGAAAGAGCCGCTGGCCAGCTACGATCTTCTGTTCGTGCCGGGAGGTATCGGAACGCGGACGTTGCAGCAAGAACCCGACTTTATCGAGTGGCTGCAGACATTCGATGCGACCAGATTGAAAGTCTCGGTGTGCACGGGATCGCTGCTGCTCGGCGCAGCCGGGTATCTCAAAGGAAAACGTGCGACGACTCACCCGACCTCCCTCAAAGAATTAGAACCTTATTGTGCAGCGGTGGAAGCGGCAAGAATCGTCGATGAGGGCGATGTCATCACGGCAGGCGGAGTCTCGGCGTCCATCGATGCTGGATTGTATGTTGTCGAACGGTTGGCTGGTTCGGAGGCACGGAATCGCATTACAAGGCAGATGGATTATCCCTATCAGTGGCATCCGTGCATGTGA
- a CDS encoding MBL fold metallo-hydrolase, translating into MANKSKRLDVNVAGNFYVDATCINCDACRQLAPSSFEEVGDYSAVLHQPVSDQETREAYRALLACPTGSIGTEQSDNILLQAAKADFPLPVEGDVYYCGFNSETSFGANSFFVQHPEGNWLIDSPRYLKSLVEAFDRMGGVAQIFLTHEDDVADAARYAQRFGAKRIIHREDAHAMPDAEVIIDGGHAQSYGDLFHIIPVPGHTAGSLCLLYRNRFLFTGDHLWWEPETNELASPRQLVWDSEALRRSIETLAAYPFEWVLAGHGGRIHLSQHAMRAALDDLLLRRQRV; encoded by the coding sequence ATGGCCAATAAGAGCAAACGATTGGATGTAAACGTCGCGGGCAATTTCTATGTCGATGCCACCTGCATCAATTGCGATGCCTGCCGCCAGCTGGCCCCTTCCAGCTTCGAGGAGGTCGGAGACTACTCTGCCGTCCTGCATCAACCGGTCAGCGACCAGGAGACCAGGGAGGCCTACCGCGCCCTCCTCGCCTGCCCGACCGGTTCGATCGGAACTGAACAGAGCGACAACATCCTGCTACAGGCGGCCAAGGCCGACTTCCCGCTACCAGTCGAAGGTGATGTGTACTATTGCGGGTTCAATTCAGAAACGTCCTTTGGCGCGAACAGCTTCTTTGTACAGCATCCGGAGGGGAACTGGTTGATCGATTCGCCGCGGTATCTCAAATCGCTGGTCGAGGCCTTCGACCGGATGGGAGGCGTTGCGCAGATCTTCCTGACGCATGAAGACGACGTGGCTGATGCTGCTCGATACGCGCAGCGATTCGGAGCGAAACGAATCATTCATCGCGAAGATGCGCATGCGATGCCCGATGCAGAAGTGATCATCGATGGTGGGCATGCCCAATCCTATGGCGACCTGTTTCACATCATTCCCGTCCCCGGCCATACCGCAGGCAGCCTCTGTCTACTGTACCGGAACCGGTTCTTGTTTACGGGGGATCACCTCTGGTGGGAGCCGGAGACCAACGAGTTGGCCTCTCCGCGGCAATTGGTCTGGGACTCGGAGGCGTTGCGTCGATCCATTGAAACCCTGGCAGCCTACCCGTTCGAATGGGTGCTGGCCGGTCATGGAGGGCGGATACACTTGTCTCAACACGCGATGCGTGCAGCGCTCGACGATTTGCTCCTTCGCAGACAACGAGTTTGA
- a CDS encoding LysR family transcriptional regulator, with the protein MTLTELQYIVALAQERHFGRAAERTFVTQPALSLAIKKLEGELGVAIFERRRNQAVLTPLGEQIVHQAQRVLEEVDHIKLLAAQGKNQLVGALRLGAIATVGPYLLPDLVPLLHKRAPEMPLEIEENLTVNLTAMLKSGKLDVIMIALPFEEPGILVQPLYDEPFKAVVPADHRLAKKGTIDPSAMTSERVLLPHAGHCFRHQVLEACPELSRSDSEGLQGNSLETIRQMVASGLGITVMPCSAVTSRHLNKRLAVLKFTKPVPERRIALAWRKGFARPAVMTAIQDAVGMVKIPGLEPISATA; encoded by the coding sequence ATGACGCTCACCGAGCTGCAATACATTGTCGCCCTTGCGCAGGAACGGCATTTTGGCCGGGCGGCCGAGCGAACTTTCGTGACGCAACCGGCATTGAGTCTGGCCATCAAGAAGTTGGAGGGTGAATTGGGCGTGGCGATCTTTGAGCGGCGCAGAAATCAGGCGGTGCTCACGCCACTGGGAGAACAGATCGTGCACCAGGCTCAGCGGGTGCTTGAGGAAGTGGATCACATCAAACTGCTCGCGGCCCAGGGCAAGAATCAGCTGGTAGGAGCGTTGCGGCTCGGCGCCATTGCGACGGTAGGCCCGTATCTGCTACCCGACCTCGTACCCCTGCTCCACAAGCGGGCGCCGGAGATGCCGCTGGAGATCGAGGAGAATTTAACGGTGAATCTGACGGCCATGTTGAAGAGCGGAAAACTGGACGTCATCATGATCGCCCTGCCGTTTGAGGAGCCGGGCATCCTGGTGCAGCCCCTGTATGATGAACCGTTCAAGGCCGTCGTACCCGCGGATCATCGGCTGGCAAAAAAGGGGACAATCGATCCCTCGGCCATGACCAGTGAACGCGTCCTGCTGCCCCATGCAGGTCATTGTTTCAGGCACCAAGTGCTGGAGGCCTGTCCGGAACTAAGCCGATCGGATTCGGAAGGGTTGCAGGGGAATTCGCTGGAGACGATTCGGCAGATGGTCGCGTCAGGGCTCGGCATTACTGTGATGCCCTGCAGCGCCGTCACCAGCCGACATCTGAACAAGAGGCTGGCCGTGTTGAAGTTCACGAAACCGGTGCCCGAGCGGCGCATCGCCCTGGCTTGGCGCAAAGGATTTGCGAGGCCGGCCGTCATGACGGCGATTCAGGATGCGGTGGGGATGGTAAAGATCCCGGGACTGGAGCCGATCTCCGCAACGGCCTGA
- a CDS encoding c-type cytochrome, translating to MGTRRMRWVAGMAASVMVGAMGLAATKVMGDSSAPPPGGSIVITQTVPLGLEDPAAYIPADNPQTAKKIELGRILFFDKRLSKTNTVACANCHMPGLAFTDGQAVSMGINRLQGGRSAPTAINRVYSKVQFWDGRAQTLEEQSTGPFINPVEHGFLDYDEMTAKLKKLSGYRKLFQEVFHDEITEPNIGKAIASFQRTLVSGNSPADRFDVGGDEQALSDSAKRGLELFRGKARCTRCHSGFNFSDEKFHNLGIGWDTNSVDLGRYMVTKNPEDIGAFKTPTLREISRTAPYMHDGRFGTLEEVVAFYNRGGIPNPHQDNTIIPLELTESEQQEVAAFLRSLNGEGWQQVTAPIQFPQ from the coding sequence ATGGGAACGAGAAGGATGAGATGGGTCGCGGGGATGGCGGCAAGTGTCATGGTCGGGGCGATGGGCCTGGCGGCCACGAAAGTCATGGGTGATTCGTCTGCGCCGCCCCCTGGAGGTTCTATCGTGATCACGCAGACGGTGCCGCTGGGATTGGAGGATCCTGCGGCCTACATTCCTGCCGATAATCCGCAGACAGCCAAGAAGATCGAGCTGGGGCGAATTCTGTTTTTTGATAAGCGGCTGTCCAAGACCAACACCGTGGCCTGCGCGAACTGCCACATGCCTGGATTAGCGTTCACCGACGGACAGGCCGTCTCTATGGGAATCAATCGACTGCAGGGTGGTCGCAGCGCCCCCACAGCCATCAACCGCGTCTATAGCAAGGTGCAATTTTGGGATGGGCGCGCCCAGACTCTGGAAGAACAATCGACGGGGCCGTTTATCAATCCGGTGGAACATGGCTTTCTCGACTATGATGAAATGACGGCGAAGCTGAAAAAGTTGAGCGGCTATCGCAAGCTGTTCCAGGAAGTGTTTCACGACGAGATTACGGAGCCGAACATCGGCAAGGCGATCGCGAGTTTCCAGCGGACGCTGGTCTCTGGCAATAGTCCTGCCGACCGGTTTGACGTCGGCGGCGATGAGCAAGCTTTGAGCGATTCGGCCAAGCGAGGCCTCGAATTGTTCCGCGGCAAAGCCCGCTGCACGCGTTGCCACTCCGGCTTCAACTTCTCAGACGAGAAATTTCACAATCTCGGCATCGGCTGGGATACCAACAGCGTGGACTTGGGGCGCTACATGGTGACCAAGAATCCCGAAGACATCGGAGCCTTCAAGACGCCGACCTTGCGGGAAATTTCGCGCACCGCGCCGTACATGCACGACGGACGATTCGGAACGCTGGAGGAGGTGGTGGCCTTCTATAACCGGGGAGGAATTCCTAATCCACATCAGGACAATACGATCATTCCGCTTGAACTCACTGAATCGGAACAGCAGGAGGTGGCGGCCTTCTTGCGATCCCTGAACGGCGAAGGCTGGCAGCAGGTGACGGCGCCTATCCAGTTCCCCCAGTAA
- a CDS encoding sulfurtransferase, whose amino-acid sequence MNPFDFLAEHGSSVLFWVIFVEQIGFPLPAIPLLVAAGALVGAGKMSLATALLVPVTASLPPDLAWYYLGRRKGGKVLGFLCRLSLEPDSCVRDTETVFHRNGPRGLLLAKFIPGLSTVAPPLAGIVGMPAAMFVVYDIAGTLIWAAVSAGVGALFSDQLEQLAGLFDQAGGLMLVILLLGFAGFLAYKFYHRQRFLRHLRMAKISVDELKRRMDAGEAISVVDVRHPLSLDRDSESIPGSINFTLEEIEHRHHEIPRDRDIVLYCACPNEVSSARTAFLLKKKGIHRVRPLEGGLNAWRERNFPVERRMHT is encoded by the coding sequence ATGAATCCGTTTGACTTCTTGGCCGAGCATGGTTCGTCGGTGCTGTTCTGGGTGATCTTCGTCGAGCAGATTGGCTTCCCCCTTCCCGCCATTCCGCTCCTTGTTGCCGCTGGCGCTCTGGTTGGGGCTGGAAAAATGAGCCTTGCCACGGCCTTGTTGGTACCGGTTACCGCCTCTCTTCCACCGGACCTCGCCTGGTATTACCTGGGTCGTCGCAAGGGCGGAAAAGTGCTGGGGTTTCTCTGCCGCCTGTCGCTGGAACCGGATTCCTGCGTGCGGGATACGGAGACTGTGTTTCACCGGAACGGGCCTCGCGGATTGCTGCTGGCCAAATTCATCCCGGGTTTGAGCACCGTGGCGCCGCCGCTGGCTGGTATTGTCGGCATGCCTGCGGCGATGTTTGTCGTGTACGATATCGCCGGCACCTTGATCTGGGCGGCGGTCAGCGCCGGAGTTGGCGCGTTGTTCAGCGATCAGTTGGAACAGCTCGCCGGGCTGTTCGACCAGGCCGGCGGCCTGATGCTCGTCATCCTTCTCCTGGGTTTCGCCGGATTTCTCGCCTACAAGTTCTATCACCGGCAGAGGTTTTTGCGACATCTGCGCATGGCGAAAATTTCCGTGGATGAGCTCAAGCGGCGTATGGACGCCGGGGAGGCCATCAGTGTGGTTGATGTCCGGCATCCGCTGTCACTCGACCGTGATTCCGAGAGCATCCCGGGATCCATCAACTTTACCTTGGAAGAGATCGAGCATCGACATCACGAAATCCCGCGCGACCGCGATATCGTGCTGTACTGCGCCTGTCCGAACGAAGTCTCCAGCGCCAGAACGGCATTTTTGCTCAAGAAAAAGGGCATTCACCGGGTGCGGCCGCTGGAAGGAGGGCTGAATGCCTGGCGGGAACGCAACTTCCCCGTGGAGCGAAGGATGCATACCTGA